The Malus domestica chromosome 10, GDT2T_hap1 genome contains a region encoding:
- the LOC114827771 gene encoding uncharacterized protein: MYCLPLPVPHYCKHTHQSHNFRSRSNPKPIKAMRAVVQRVASASVEVEGRIVSEIGPGLLVLVGLHDSDSTSDADYICRKVLNMRLFPNESTGRGWDQNVMQRNYEVLLVSQFTLYGILKGNKPDFHVAMPPQKAKPFYASVVESFRKSYKPDAVKDGVFGAMMKVNLVNDGPVTMQIDSQSPKNSNDVSEEQS; encoded by the exons ATGTACTGCCTGCCGCTGCCAGTGCCTCACTATTGCAAGCACACGCACCAATCCCACAACTTTCGCTCCCGATCCAACCCTAAACCAATCAAAGCCATGAGAGCCGTCGTCCAGCGCGTCGCCTCCGCCAGCGTCGAG GTGGAAGGGCGCATCGTGTCGGAGATTGGGCCGGGCCTCCTCGTCCTCGTCGGCCTCCACGACTCCGATTCCACCTCCGACGCCGACTACAT ATGCCGGAAGGTCTTGAATATGAGGTTGTTCCCAAATGAAAGCACCGGCAGAGGATGGGACCAAAAC GTAATGCAGAGAAACTATGAAGTCCTACTTG TGAGTCAGTTTACATTGTACGGAATCTTGAAGGGCAACAAGCCGGATTTTCATGTGGCGATGCCGCCTCAGAAAGCGAAGCCCTTTTATGCTTCTGTGGTTGAGAGCTTCAGAAAATCCTACAAACCAGATGCAGTCAAAG ATGGTGTGTTTGGAGCAATGATGAAGGTTAATTTGGTGAATGATGGACCAGTCACAATGCAGATCGACTCACAGTCCCCCAA GAACTCGAATGATGTGAGCGAAGAACAATCATGA
- the LOC114827475 gene encoding negative regulator of systemic acquired resistance SNI1-like isoform X1 yields MQKFLVIIMELDVSKQSADTQGSTTRDDSIRTPLLEMILEELTYNKEILDPFLQVFDEPKWKLKMVVQYLWKFIGKPSIRTHRSNGPPDDDASFNGALKCFSNITSAKSTIKKIRTEVVQLLLAHGFQSMAFRGHYASEMTQNCLKRP; encoded by the exons ATGCAGAAGTTTCTAGTAATT ATAATGGAGCTTGATGTATCCAAGCAGAGTGCAGATACGCAAGGTTCTACTACCAGAGATGATAGCATCAG AACTCCTCTGTTGGAGATGATTTTGGAGGAACTAACGTACAATAAAGAGATTCTTGACCCATTTCTCCAG GTTTTTGATGAACCTAAATGGAAGCTTAAGATGGTTGTTCAGTACTTGTGGAAATTTATTGGTAAG CCTTCCATTCGCACTCATAGGTCAAATGGTCCTCCAGATGATGATGCATCTTTCAACGGAGCGTTGAAGTGCTTTTCAAATATCACCAGCGCAAAAAGTACCATAAAGAAGATTAGGACAGAAGTAGTACAGTTGCTTTTAGCACATGGATTTCAG TCGATGGCGTTTAGAGGGCATTATGCAAGCGAAATGACCCAAAATTGTCTGAAAAGGCCTTAG
- the LOC114827475 gene encoding negative regulator of systemic acquired resistance SNI1-like isoform X3, with product MQKFLVIIMELDVSKQSADTQGSTTRDDSIRFLMNLNGSLRWLFSTCGNLLPSIRTHRSNGPPDDDASFNGALKCFSNITSAKSTIKKIRTEVVQLLLAHGFQSMAFRGHYASEMTQNCLKRP from the exons ATGCAGAAGTTTCTAGTAATT ATAATGGAGCTTGATGTATCCAAGCAGAGTGCAGATACGCAAGGTTCTACTACCAGAGATGATAGCATCAG GTTTTTGATGAACCTAAATGGAAGCTTAAGATGGTTGTTCAGTACTTGTGGAAATTTATTG CCTTCCATTCGCACTCATAGGTCAAATGGTCCTCCAGATGATGATGCATCTTTCAACGGAGCGTTGAAGTGCTTTTCAAATATCACCAGCGCAAAAAGTACCATAAAGAAGATTAGGACAGAAGTAGTACAGTTGCTTTTAGCACATGGATTTCAG TCGATGGCGTTTAGAGGGCATTATGCAAGCGAAATGACCCAAAATTGTCTGAAAAGGCCTTAG
- the LOC114827475 gene encoding negative regulator of systemic acquired resistance SNI1-like isoform X2, with amino-acid sequence MQKFLVIIMELDVSKQSADTQGSTTRDDSIRTPLLEMILEELTYNKEILDPFLQVFDEPKWKLKMVVQYLWKFIGKPSIRTHRSNGPPDDDASFNGALKCFSNITSAKSTIKKIRTEVVQLLLAHGFQKCSSMDGM; translated from the exons ATGCAGAAGTTTCTAGTAATT ATAATGGAGCTTGATGTATCCAAGCAGAGTGCAGATACGCAAGGTTCTACTACCAGAGATGATAGCATCAG AACTCCTCTGTTGGAGATGATTTTGGAGGAACTAACGTACAATAAAGAGATTCTTGACCCATTTCTCCAG GTTTTTGATGAACCTAAATGGAAGCTTAAGATGGTTGTTCAGTACTTGTGGAAATTTATTGGTAAG CCTTCCATTCGCACTCATAGGTCAAATGGTCCTCCAGATGATGATGCATCTTTCAACGGAGCGTTGAAGTGCTTTTCAAATATCACCAGCGCAAAAAGTACCATAAAGAAGATTAGGACAGAAGTAGTACAGTTGCTTTTAGCACATGGATTTCAG AAGTGTTCGTCTATGGACGGTATGTAG